The Pseudochaenichthys georgianus chromosome 8, fPseGeo1.2, whole genome shotgun sequence genome has a segment encoding these proteins:
- the LOC117451472 gene encoding cell death-inducing p53-target protein 1 homolog — translation MEQGYPPQQQTPPYPGPPMNYGGAMPQPGQYAQPGYYPAAPPPMHQGVTHMIIGNTHLRDVPGQTVCPHCQQSVITMIEHTAGMRAWTLCMLFFIFGCIPCGFIPFCVDSCKDVEHRCSSCQRVIRIQAIGKLTVIKEDEKKISLLICSFTCSLIIFKLIKMIP, via the exons atggaacaaggATACCCACCACAGCAACAAACTCCACCTTACCCTGGGCCGCCTATGAACTATGGCGGTGCAATGCCACAGCCAGGGCAGTACGCTCAGCCGGGCTACTACCCCGCAGCACCCCCACCCATGCACCAGGGAG TGACTCACATGATAATTGGAAATACACATCTACGTGACGTCCCAGGACAAACTGTCTGTCCCCATTGCCAGCAGTCAGTGATCACCATGATAGAGCACACAGCAGGCATGAGGGCGTGGACTCTCTGTATGTTGTTCTTCATCTTTGg GTGTATTCCTTGCGGTTTTATACCATTCTGCGTTGATTCCTGCAAAGATGTGGAGCACCGTTGTTCTTCCTGCCAAAGAGTCATACGTATACAAGCCATCGGAAAACTAACTGTGATTAAGGAAGACGAAAAGAAGATCTCACTTCTTATTTGCAGCTTTACTTGCTCTTTGATAATTTTTAAACTGATCAAAATGATACCGTAA
- the LOC117451718 gene encoding interferon-induced protein 44-like: MPIQVVHGGKLAYTLTNKENLDFMKSYHPRNKEEKNLRILLHGPVGAGKSSFINSVESTLRGRVTGRVMTDSISGESFTTKYKTFKIRKDPEAFYSFLFDDIKLALTGHVTEGYKGDKDYISSPTLDEKVHALVCVIPAGIPLFAILTNEACPDVKKDMSNVYKSVYLKEQVDRFSHLHGIPLNCIFLVKNYVQILNALRQMVDYGEHFLNNM, encoded by the exons ATGCCGATCCAAGTGGTGCATGGCGGTAAACTTGCATACACTCT CACCAACAAGGAAAATCTTGATTTCATGAAGTCTTACCATCCTCGTAACAAAGAAGAGaaaaatctcagaattctgcTTCATGGACCAGTCGGTGCTGGCAAGTCGAGCTTCATCAACTCTGTCGAAAGCACTTTACGTGGCAGAGTTACCGGTCGAGTTATGACGGATTCAatctctggagagagctttacCACAAAG TACAAAACGTTTAAAATCCGAAAAGACCCTGAGGCATTTTACTCTTTCCTTTTCGATGACATCAAACTGGCCCTGACCGGACATGTGACAGAAGGTTACAAG GGTGATAAAGACTACATCTCAAGTCCCACTCTGGACGAAAAGGTCCACGCTCTGGTTTGTGTCATCCCTGCCG GGATTCCACTATTCGCTATTCTCACCAATGAAGCCTGTCCTGATGTGAAAAAAGATATGAGCAATGTCTATAAGAGCGTCTACCTGAAGGAACAG GTCGATAGGTTCAGCCATTTGCATGGCATTCCACTAAACTGCATCTTTCTGGTGAAGAACTATGTGCAGATACTGAACGCACTGAGACAGATGGTTGACTACGGAGAACACTTCCTTAACAACATGTAG